From the genome of Mycteria americana isolate JAX WOST 10 ecotype Jacksonville Zoo and Gardens chromosome 12, USCA_MyAme_1.0, whole genome shotgun sequence, one region includes:
- the RAB26 gene encoding ras-related protein Rab-26, producing MSRKKAARSKGGGAAPSAALPPAAQGPGRAGAAAAAPRGSAPAPELPRNGGAAAGRPSLSSSGEFYDLAFKVMLVGDSGVGKTCLLVRFKDGAFLAGSFISTVGIDFRNKVLTVDGVKVKLQIWDTAGQERFRSVTHAYYRDAHALLLLYDVTNKASFDNIQAWLTEIHEYAQQDVVLMLLGNKVDSAQDRVVKREDGEKLAKEYGVPFMETSAKSGLNVELAFTAIAKELKHRSMKLPNEPKFKLHDYVKKEVRGSGCCRS from the exons atgTCGCGGAAGAAGGCGGCTCGCAGCaagggcggcggcgccgcgccctccgccgcgctgccccccgccgcccagGGGCCCGGCCgagccggtgccgccgccgccgccccgcggggctccgcgcccgcccccgAGCTGCCCCGCaacggcggcgcggcggccgggcggcccTCGCTGAGCAGCAGCGGCGAGTTCTACGACCTCGCCTTCaag GTGATGCTGGTGGGCGACTCGGGGGTCGGCAAAACCTGCTTGCTGGTGCGGTTCAAAGACGGTGCTTTCCTCGCCGGCAGCTTCATTTCCACGGTTGGAATCGACTTCAGG aatAAGGTGCTGACAGTGGATGGGGTGAAGGTGAAGCTGCAG ATCTGGGACACGGCCGGGCAGGAGCGATTCCGTAGCGTCACCCACGCCTACTACCGGGACGCCCACG ccctgctcctgctctacGATGTCACCAACAAAGCATCGTTTGACAACATCCAG GCTTGGCTGACAGAGATTCACGAATACGCGCAGCAAGATGTGGTCCTCATGTTACTGGGGAACAAG GTGGATTCAGCCCAGGACAGAGTGGTGAaaagggaagatggagaaaagTTAGCCAAG GAGTACGGCGTGCCCTTTATGGAGACCAGCGCAAAAAGCGGCCTCAATGTTGAATTAGCGTTCACAGCCATCGCAAA GGAACTGAAGCACAGGTCCATGAAGCTGCCCAACGAGCCCAAATTCAAGCTCCACGACTACGTGAAGAAGGAAGTGAGAGGCTCGGGCTGCTGCAGGTCCTAA